GGTTACGGATGAATGGAACCGTGTCATCGGCATCGTTGGCGTAAAGGATGTTGTCGGACTTGCCGATAATCAGGCGATTGAACGAGCAATTATCCGTAACCCGATTACGGCCACTTTAAAAACATCACTAGCCTCGGCTGCTCAGATTATGATGTGGGAGGGTATTGACTTCCTTCCCATCGTCGACCGCAACCGTAAGCTCGTTGCCACAGTTACACGGAAAGAAGTGCTTGAGGCGATGCGGAATGCCCGTAATCAGCCTCAGCTGGGGGAGACGTTTGATCAGCTGATCTGGAATGGAATGGCTGAAGATCGGGATGGGGAAGGAAATCTGTTCTTTAATGGGTTTATCACACCACAGATGGCGACAGAACTCGGGACGATTTCGCAAGGTGTCCTGACAACAGTTATGAGCCAAGCTGCCTTTAAAGCAGCCAAGGACATTAGCGGTAGTGATCACGTGCTCGATAATCTGTCCACTTATTTCATCCGCCCGATTCAGATTGAGGATCCGATTGTGGTGACGCCGCGACTTCTGGAGATGAGCCGGCGGACTTGCAAGATGGAAATCGAAATCAGTCACCAATCCAACCTGATCGCGAAATCGGTCATGACACTGCAGGCGATAGATCCAGGGTAACGGAACATGTTTCATGCAGGAACACATAACAAAGAGGGCTACTCATCCGGCGGAAGTATATCCGGCCGATGAATAGCCCTTTTTCATTTAAATTGAATGTTTGTATTCTAGCTGCGAGCCGATTTTTGACGGCTGTAATAGCTTTTACTTCTAATGCCAGCAAAAATATTAAAGGCGCCCATTACCATGAAAACAGCCTCAACGATCACTGCGGGAGTGGAGCCGCTGAACATAAGCATGGCAATAAAAGACAGGGCGACCAGCATAATGCCCATATAGATATTCGTCGACGCATGAAAGATACCTCGATCGAGCGGGTCGGACATTTTGCGGGCACGAATGCTGTATAAAGCAGCAGTGATGCAGGAAATGACCAGCACTGCGAATAAGACATAGCGGATAATACCAAGCATGGTAGAAAGGCACTCCTTTGGTATGGACATGGTTACATGAATACTCGTATTGTATCATGAATCTATTCAGATGTGATGTACACTTTAGTTGCCGATATCCACCCAGATCTGCAGAACGCCTTCCATGACCAGCATGGTCCTGATTTTGATCTTGTAGTCTTTATCCCGGACGGTATATATTTTATCATCCAGCAGTGAGCGTGTGAGCTTACTGTCGGTATCGATATCAAATATGCTTCTACCCCGCAGTGCTGCTAGATCTTTACCCATCATCTGAACGATTTCTTTCTCAATGAGGGAATCAATCGGTTCGGATTTTTGTTCCGTTCGGATTTTAATTTCCCGGATGACCGTTGGCTGCTTGCTGTATTTCTTCAACGTCTTGATATCTTCTTCATATTGGAGAATTTGGACTTGCAGGTCTTTGTTATTTATCCATAACTTGTTGTAGCTGGCGTGGTATAACGAATTATAGACGACACTCCCGATGACCATACCGAGAATAAAGATCGAGGCGGCCTGATAAAAAGGACGGAAACGGCGGAACGGAGGCACCCTCATACATTAACTCCGGCTGGAGCAGACCCATTTGACCAGCTCACTGCCCATATGTGCCCCTAAGAATGCGAAGATCAGATACAAAATCTGTTTTATGGCGGGAGACAAATTTCCATCCAGCATATTGCTCTCAATAACACGCATGGGATCAATGGTTCCACCGACAGCGGCAGCAAGTGCCCAAATTTTGATGCGGCCCGCAATGTCAAGCATCGTTAAAGTCGGAGGCTGCATCGAGAGCACGGCGCCAACCCCTCCGACCATAGCCCCCCCAACCACGATGCCGAAAGCTATGAAAAAGTCCAGTATCGCTTTAGATAAAAAAATACTCATCCTTTTTGTCCCCTTTCTTGCCGGGAAGGCGGTGTTGACCGCCTGTCCAGATGCTCCTGATTTCATTCTATGGGCGGGTAGAGCCACATTATGATAAAATAAGAATAAGAATTTAAGGGGCGAAAGGAAGGCGAATGATGAGTACTTTCGTGCATTTGCATGTGCATAGCGAATACAGTCTGCTCGACGGAGCGGCGCGTATTGAAGACCTTGTACGGGAAGCGGCAGCGCTTGGCATGAAATCATTGGCGCTGACCGATCACGGGGTCATGTACGGCGCCGTTCCATTTTATAAATCATGCCAAAAGCATGGCATAAAGCCGATCATCGGATGTGAAGCTTATATTACAGCAGGATCGCGTAAGGAGCGGGGGAGTCGTAAAGACCAGCCTATCTATCACCTCATTCTGCTCGCAAAAAATGAAACCGGCTATCGGAACCTGATGAAGCTTTGCTCCATCGGCCATCTGGAAGGCTATCATTATAGACCTAGAATTGATATGGAGGCGCTCGCGTCTCATCATGAGGGAATTATATGCCTCAGTGCCTGTCTTGGCGGAGAAGTTCCACAGCATTTGCTGCACGGCAGGGAAGCAGAGGCCAAAGCTGCTGCGCTGCGTTATAAGGCTGTTTTCGGAGATGACTATTACCTGGAGCTGCAGGATCACGGATTGCCGGAGCAAAAACGAGTCAATCCCCAACTCATCGCCTTAAGCCGGGAATTAGGCATTCCACTGGCGGCAACAAATGACGTGCACTATTTGACGTCAGCCGATGCGGAAGTACAGGATGTGTTAATCTGTATCGGGACAGGCAAGACGGTGGAGGACGAAGACCGGCTCAGAATCCCGACCAGCCAGCTATATTTGAAGAGCGAAGACGAAATGAAACGGCTGTTCCCTCACGTGCTGGAAGCGGTGGATAACACGGCCGCTATTGCGGAACAGTGCAACCTTGAACTGGAGTTTGGCAGGTCTATTCTTCCGGAATACCGGCCTTTGCCAGAAGGGATGGATGCAGCTTCTTATTTACGGCAGCTGTGCGGTGCCGGTCTTCGTGAACGTTATGAAGGTACAGAGCGCTTCACATCGGCAGATAACCGAGCAGAGCTGGAGCGCCGGCTTGATTATGAGCTGAACATCATTGAGAGTATGGGCTTTAGCGATTATTTTCTTATCGTGTGGGATTTTATCGCATACGCTCACAAGCAGGGCATTGCCGTTGGACCCGGAAGGGGCTCTTCCGCCGGCAGTCTTGTTGCGTATACACTGTGCATAACGAATGTGGACCCAATAAAGTACAATCTGCTCTTTGAACGGTTTTTGAACCCGGAACGTGTCACGATGCCGGATATCGATATTGACTTCAGTGACGAACGACGGGACGAGGTTATTGATTATGTGGTTCATAAGTACGGGCGGGAGCATGTTGCCCAGATTATAACTTTTGGTACGATGGCTGCAAGGGCTGCGGTCAGGGATGTCGGACGTGCATTAAATGTGCCGTATGGAGATGTGGACAGAGCGGCTAAGCTGATTCCGAACCATTTGGGTATCAGCATATCACGAGCGTTGAAAGAAAGCCCTGGTCTGAAAGAACAGTACGATACCAAGCCCAAGGTTCGGGAGCTGCTCGATATGGCGCTCAAAGTGGAGGGGATGCCTCGTCATGCATCAACTCATGCGGCGGGCGTAGTCATATCCCGCGATCCGTTAACCGATGCGGTTCCGCTGCAGGAAGGCAGTGAGAAGACGGCGCTAACCCAGTATTCCATGGAGCATCTGGAAAGCATAGGCCTCCTGAAAATGGACTTTCTCGGGCTTCGGACCTTATCGATTATCGAGCGAACTATGCGCTGGATTGGTGAAGCGGCTCCGGATTTCGAGAAAGTGTCTGATGACGATCCGGGGACCTATCAAATGTTGGGACGCGGTGAAACGACAGGTGTATTTCAGCTGGAATCAGCGGGGATGCGCCGCGTATTGAAGGATTTAAAGCCATCGGCGTTTGAAGACATCGTGTCCGTTCTGGCACTGTACCGCCCCGGTCCGATGGAGTTTATACCGAAATACATTCAGGCCAAGCATGGCATGATTGAACCGGAATACCCGCACCCTGACCTGATCCCGATTCTGGGGGATACCTATGGAATTATTGTTTATCAGGAACAGATTATGCAGATCGCTTCGGCCATGGCGGGATTTTCGCTTGGTGAAGCCGATTTGCTGAGACGAGCGGTATCGAAAAAGAAACGGGAGGTATTAGACAGGGAGCGAGGCCATTTTGTGTCCGGCAGCTTGAAGCAGAATTACAACGAAGAGGATGCAAATCGGGTGTACGATATGATTGTACGCTTTGCGGACTACGGTTTTCCGCGGGCGCACGCAGCTGCTTATGGTGTACTGGCTTTTCAAACAGCTTATCTTAAGGCTCACTATCCGGTTCAATTTATGGCCTCTATGCTGACGGCTGTGATGGGCAGCCATCGGAAAGTGGCGGAGTACGTGCTTGAATCCCATCGTATGAACATTAATGTGATGCCGCCGGACGTGAATGAAAGCAGAGCTTTGTTTACACCGGTATCGGGCCGTTCCGGCTCCGATTCGGATGAAGACAACCTGGCGACTGAAGGACGAAACGGTGGGATTCGCTTCGGACTGGCGGCAATCAAAAATGTTGGGACTCAGGCTGTGGAAAATATCGTCCAGATCCGGGAAGACAAGCCGTTTGAAAGTCTGCTCGATTTCTGCCGCCGGGTTGATCTGCGTGTGTGCAATAAGCGGGTTATCGAATCGCTCATTCAGGCGGGTGCTTTTGATACGCTCCCAGGGCACCGGTCCCAGCTGATAGCTATGCTGGATGAAACCGTAGAAGCTGCCGTGAAGTGGCGGAAAGAACGCGAAGATTTGCAGATACAGCTGTTTGATTTTGTAGAAACGACAAATTGGGACATCGAATATCCGGATATTCCCCCGTATTCTGCGGGACAACAGTTGGAATTGGAACGCGAACTGCTCGGTATGTACCTGTCCGGACACCCGCTCGATGATTACGATCTTTTGCTTGAGAAATCGGGGGCAGACCGGTTGATGGATTTGACGGAAGCGCCGGACGATACGGTGGTTACGGTGGCGGGTATGGTTGTGTCACTGAAGACAATTACGACCAAACAGGGAAAAGCGATGGCTTTCATGGAATGGGAGGATCAGATCGAACGCTGTGAGGTGGTCCTGTTCCCGGAAGTATGGAAACGGAGCGCCCAACTGATTGAGAAGGGGGCACTTCTCGCCCTTCGCGCCAAGGTTCAGCAGCAGGATGAAGGATTTAAGCTGCTGGCTGAGGAGCTGGCTCCTCTAGAGGAAGAGCGGCTGATCCAGCTGATCCGCCGAGGCCGAATCCGTACGGCTTCCGCCGGAAAGAGCGCAGGAGGAACTGCTCCCCAAGGTGCTGGTTCAACTCGCCGGACAACGCCACAAACGTCAACATTAATAGTGTCTCCGACGGATAAACCGATTGTTCAGGATATGGTTTCCCGTACCGATGCGACGCCCCGTACTGCTAACGTTGAGATGAACGCTCGATCTGTAACTGCTGGACGGACGGATTCGGTGAAGCACGAACAGCGCGTCTTTGTGAAGATTACGCGGGAGGCGGAAGATCCGCAGCTATTGACCCGCTTAAAGGAGCTTCTGCAAGAGCACCCGGGACCCGTGGCAACCGTGCTATTTTATGAGCGGAGCCAGAAAGTGCTCGGTCTGAGTGACGCCTACCGGATTAAACCATCCCCTGCATTGTTTACCCGCATGGAGGACATGCTTGGAAAGGATACTGTTAAAGTTAAATAGACGTTACTCCCGTTAAATAAAATTCATGAACGTTTCATACCCCTCCCGCATACACATAGGACACTACAGGACAACAATATCCGGAATATCGTTACCGAGGCCTTTTTCCTATCCAAGGCGCAGCAGCGGTTGTTCCGGTTAACGCGCGGGGGGGATTAGTTATGTCAATGGAATTAGCAGAGGGTATGCTGAACCGAAGAGGCGTCAGTGTATCCTCCATTGCGGATATTGTCTATCGTTTGCAGAGAAAGTATCATCCGACCCTGACGATGGAGCAGTGTGAAGAGAGCGTGCGGGCAGTGCTTGGAAAGAGAGAAGTGCAGTATACACTGTTTACAGGAATTGCGCTGGATGAGCTGGCCGAGCAAAAGCTTCTTCCAGAGCCACTTCAATCGATCATGGAGAAGGATGAACCGCTGTACGGCGTGGATGAAACGATGGCTTTGGGGGTTACGAGTATTTACGGTATGATCGGACTGACCAGCTTCGGTTATTTGGATAAGGAAAAAATAGGAGTTATTGAAACATTGAACGAGAAGACGGACAGCATACATGTGTTTCTTGATGATCTTGTAGCAGGTATTGCCGCTGCCGCTTCTTCACGTATTGCCCATAACAATCCGCAAGCAACCCTTTACACTGTAGAAGGGGATTAATTTTTTTATGTTGCTATACCCCTTTAGATAAGGGGAAATGCTCTTTCTGCCCCCTTCCTCTTTTGTTGAGGTAAAAAGTGAAGTGTGTTATCATTATCCATTATATCGGCACAGGATATGCCTATGGCACGAGATTAGGGGGAACTGAAAGGCATGTGGACGGTAATCTATATCGCGCCAACCGCCAAAGTGGCGGAAATGATTAAAACCAAGCTTACGGAAGAAGGTTTTTTGGTTCAGAGCCGTCCTGTAAATCTTTCCAAACAACAATTTGAGATTTTGGTTCCCTCCGGAGAGCTTGAGGAAGTACAGGAAGTGTTGAATTCGATTTTGCACCCCTAGCTTAAGGGATACATAGCGAAGCTTGTTTATTGGAATCTAAGGAAGTATAAGTTTGACACTATACTTAACTTAGATTTCTCTGCGAAACGTAAGCTTTGCCTGTCAAAGACGGCGAAACCGTTTACGCTTGGAATATAAGTAAGTATAAATTTCATATTGTATACTTGGCTTATATTTCTCGCAGAAACGCCGCCGTCCTTTAAAAAGGACGCCGAAGGCGTTTCTTCTTGGATGTACAGATTTGCTAAGTTTGCGGCCATTCAAATTTGCGGCTGGAGAGGTGTAGTTGTGTTTAAAGATCTGTTTCAGAAAAAAAGAAAATATGCCACCATTCCTTCGGAACGTCTTGGACGGACAGGACAGCCAGAAGAAGGCGAACGTCCGAAACGGGAAATTCCTGAAGGCCTAATGAATAAGTGCAGCAAATGCGGCAGTATTCAATACAGTAAGGAACTTGAGAAAAATCTAAAAGTGTGCTCAGAGTGTGGTCACCATATGCGTTTGAACGCATGGGAGCGCATTGGCATGACGCTGGATGAGACAGGCTTTGAAGAATTTGACGCCGATATGATTTCCGTTGATCCTTTGCAATTTCCTGGTTATGCAGCCAAGTTGGAGCAGCAGAAGATGAAATCAGGCCTTCATGATGCGGTAATCACGGGTAAAGGTTTTATTAGTGAACAACCTGTTATCGTGGCAGTGATGAGTTTCGACTTCTTTACTGGAAGCATGGGATCGGTTGTTGGTGAGAAAATTACCCGGGCGATCGAGTCTGCAACGGATCAAGGGCTACCGCTCATTATTTTCTCTACTTCTGGTGGAGCTCGGATGCAGGAAAGTATTCTCAGCCTGATGCAGATGGCCAAGACGAGTGCAGCACTTTCGCGGTTCAACGAACGGGGTGGCCTCTTTATTTCGGTCATTACAGACCCGACAACAGGTGGTGTTTCAGCTAGCTTTGCATCACTTGGAGATATCAATATTGCTGAACCCGGTGCTGTGTTCGGCTTTGCCGGACGCATCGTTATCGAGCAGACGATACGTCAGAAGCTTCCGGATGATTTCCAGACCGCCGAGTTCAACTTGGCGCACGGTCAGCTGGATATGGTCGTTCATCGCAAGGATCTGCGTACGATGCTTGGAAGATTGTTGGAAATGCACACCTCGAAAGGGGGATTTTGATGTCAGGCGAACTTCCTTTTGAAATGCCGCTTGCAGAAATGCGTAAGAAGATTGAAGAACTAAAGCAGTTCGGACAGGAAAAAGGAATCGATTTTACGGATGAAATCGCTCGTTTGGAAGAACGCTATAGTCGTCTGGAAGAAGAGATCTATTCCTCCATTTCACCTTCACAAAAAATGCATCTGGCCCGACATCAGCAGAGGCCAACTTCGCTTGATCTTATTCAACTGATATTTACCGATTTCATCGAACTGCATGGAGACCGGCTGTACGGTGACGATCTGGCAGTTGTTGGCGGATTGGCTAAGTTGAATGGTATCCCGGTTACAGTTGTGGGCCAACAGCGGGGAAAGGATACGAAAGATAATATCGCCCGTTTCTTCGGAAGCGCGCATCCGGAAGGCTTCAGGAAGGCACTGCGGCTTATGCGGCAGGCTGAGAAGTTTAAGCGTCCTGTGATCACTTTTGTTGATACAAAGGGTGCTTATCCAGGTAATACAGCTGAAGAGAGAGGTCAATCCGAGGCGATTTCCAGTAACCTGAGGGAAATGTCGGCACTCGGAGTGCCTATTGTTTGTGTGGTCATCGGCGAAGGCGGTAGCGGCGGTGCTCTTGCGATGGCCGTAGGTAACCGTGTCCTGATGCTTGAGAATGCGATTTACTCGGCTATTTCACCGAACGGAGCAGCTTCTATCCTGTGGAAAGATGCATCGAAAGCCGACCAGGCTGCACAAGCGATGAAGATTACTGCAGAGGATCTGCTCGAGATGGAAGTCATTGAAGAGATTATCCCGGAACCGAAAGGTGGGGCGCACCGAGGGTATGAAGAGACGGCTTCAGCGATTCAGGATGCACTCGTCCGTCATCTGAAGGAACTGTCTATAATGGATCCTTGTGAGCTGAAAGAAGACCGTTATCGGAAGTTTCGCAAGATCGGCAGTTATGACTATGCAGTGTCCGAACAGACTGATAAGCTCGTTTGAAAGGACTTTCGATTATAGATATATGACAAAATTCCTATACAAACGAGAAGTTTTGTAGTAGATTTAGTTGTTGGAACAGAGATATAGAGAACCCTTGAAAAACGGAGGAAACCCAAATGCGTAAAACTAAAATTGTATGTACTATCGGTCCTTCCAGTGAATCGTTGGAAAACACTAAGAAGCTCATTATGGCCGGCATGAACGTTGCCCGTCTGAACTTCTCCCATGGCGATTTTGATGAGCATGGCAACCGGATCAAAACCATTCGCCAAGCTAGCCAGGAATTGAACAAAACGGTTGCTATCCTTTTGGATACGAAAGGACCAGAAATCCGTACCGGCAAATTGGAAGTGGAACCGGTGGAGCTTGTGCAGGATGAATACATCACACTTACTACCGAAGAAATCCTTGGTGACAAGAACCGTCTCTCCATTACTTACAAAGAACTGCCGGAAGATGTTCATGTGGGATCTACGATTTTGATCGATGATGGTTTGATCGGTCTTACAGTCGTGGAAGTTCAAGGCACTGAGATTAAATGCCGTATCGTTAATGGCGGAACAATCAAGAGTAAAAAAGGCGTAAACGTACCGGGTGTGAACATTTCCCTTCCAGGTATTACTGAAAAGGACGCCAACGATATTATTTTCGGGATCGAGCAGGGCATCGATTTTATCGCAGCTTCCTTCGTTCGTAAAGCCAGTGACGTACTGGAAATCCGCGAACTGTTGAAAAGCCACAACGCTGAGCATGTGCAGATCATCTCTAAAATCGAGAACCAACAGGGTGTGGATAACCTGGATGAAATCCTGGAAGTTTCCGACGGCCTGATGGTAGCCCGTGGTGACTTGGGTGTTGAAATCCCGGCTGAAGAAGTACCTCTTGCGCAAAAACGCATGATCGAAAAATGTAATATTGCAGGAAAACCAGTTATTACGGCAACACAAATGCTGGACTCCATGCAGCGTAACCCGCGCCCAACTCGTGCGGAAGCAAGTGACGTGGCGAATGCGATCTTTGATGGCACGGATGCAATCATGCTTTCAGGTGAAACAGCTGCAGGTAAATATCCAGTAGAATCTGTTCTGACTATGTCCCGTATTGCAGAAAAAGCGGAATCCGCTCTGAACTACCATGACCTGTTCTTGAAGCAACGTATTGCTCAGGACACAAGTATTACAGAAGCGATCAGCCAATCCGTTGCTATTTCCGCATTGGACTTGAACGCGAAAGCGATCATCTCTTCGACAGAATCCGGACAAACCGCACGTATGGTTTCCAAGTACCGTCCTAAGGCTCCTATCGTCGCTGTAACGACGCAGGAGAGAACAATGAGACGTCTAGCATTGTCTTGGGGTGTAACTCCGGTTAAAGGCGAAAGAGCTACGTCTACAGATGAGATGTTTGAATATGCCCTTCAAGGCGGACAAAAATCCGGGCTTGTAAAGGAAGGCGACCTGGTTGTTATTACAGCTGGTGTACCGCTTGGTAAATCCGGTTCTACAAACCTGATTAAAGTTAGTCAAATCCCTGCGCAGAACTAATCTTCTGCCTTGGGTTAGAATAGAGTCGTAAAAAGCAATGGACGAGCAATCGCCCATTGCTTTTTCTATAAATAACGGGGTGAACTTATGCCAAAAGTATCAGATGAACAGGTAAGTCGTTGGTTTACAACATCCTTTCGGGTACGCTATCAAGAAAGCGATCAAATGGGTGTGGTATATCACGCTAACTATTTGAACTGGTTTGAAATTGGAAGAACCGAGATGATTCGGCAGCTGGGATTTACGTACAGGGGAATGGAAGAGGAAGGCGTCCTTCTCCCTCTCGTGGATTTGGATATCCAGTACAAAAGTCCGGCACGATACGATGACCTTGTGACGGTGTTCACACGTATGACGGTTTTCTCGCCGCTTCGGATTCATTACGAGTATGAGGTGCGCCGACTGAATGATGAGGATCGGGGATTGCTGGATACTGTAGGACAGCAAGAAGCAGGAGAGCTTCCGGGAGATAAACTTGTGATCGGCGCAACGCGTCATGTATGGGTGAATAGAGACTGGAAACCAGCAAGACTGGATAAAAATGTTCCCAAGTTGTATGATGCTTTAAGAGGTTCTCTTTTGGGAGGAAAGGAGTAGTAAATCATGTGGAAGTGGATGCTGGCGGCCGTTATTTTTCTGCCTGCCATTGAAATATTCGGATTTTCTTTAGTAGCGGAGCGGGTCGGTGGCATGAATACGCTACTACTGACACTGCTTACCTCCGCCATCGGTGTTGCGATGATGAGATTTGAAGGGCGTAAGGCTATGGAGGATGCCAAACTGAAGATGAACTCGGGTATGGTGCCCGGATTATCGATGGCAGAAGGCCTCTGTATTTTTGCAGGGGGAATTTTACTGATTGTGCCTGGTTTTGTGACAGATATTGTTGGGTTTACATTGATTTTTCCTCTGACACGGCCTTTGTACCGATTCTTGCTGCTGAAGTGGATGAAGAAAAATATGAAGAATGGCAAAATTACGATTTTTCGGCGTTAACATTGGGAATTTTGCAGTTTTTAATTTTTACGAAGACCGGATCCCTGATTGTACAGGGGCCGGTCTTTTCCAATATATGCAATTTTGATATTATCAAATGGAAAAAATCAAGATTCGACAATGATAATTATCACGGTTATAATGGAATTGTAAGTGATTTCAAAAAATAGTTTATGATGTCGATAAAACAATTTGATATAGAGAATGACTCTGTCATTGTTCACATATCAGACATTATCCAGTATGATATGAGAAGGTTTTACGACTGATAACATGGCTATTGGCCTCTTCAAGGTTTTTTCTTTATTATTCGGCTTCATGAAAACATTTTCATGACGATCCAACGCAGTTTATCCCGAACAAAAAGGAGAGATGATGCATGACAGCTACCAAGGGTTTGGAAGGCATTGTAGCCACAACTTCCTCGATCAGCTCGATCTTTGATGGTGTTCTCACATATCGAGGCTATGACATTGATGACCTCGCAGAACATGCCAGTTTTGAGGAAGTGGCTTATTTGCTTTGGTTCGGAAAGCTTCCGAACGCACAAGAGTTACAATCGCTGCAACAGGATTTGAGCAATTACGCGGCTATTCCGGATAAACTGATACAACAAATCAAACTGTATCCGCAAGATGCGAATACGATGGCTGCTCTTCGATCCGCCGTATCTGCTCTCGCACTGTATGACGAAGCTGCAGACGATATGAGCCGTGAAGCAAATGAAAAGAAAGCGGTTCAACTTCAAGCTCAGTTGCCTACAATCATCGCGGCTATCGCACGAGTTCGTCAAGGCAAAGAGCCTGTAGCTCCGAAAGCTGGCGCATCTATTGCTGAGAATTTCCTTTACATGCTCAGAGGCGAGCAACCGGATGAAACCTCGATTAAAGCTCTGGACCAGGCCCTTGTGCTTCACGCCGATCATGAGCTGAACGCTTCAACGTTCGCATCCCGTGTAACCGTGGCTACGCTGTCCGATATTTACTCGGGTGTTACATCCGCTATCGGTGCGCTCAAAGGCCCGCTACATGGAGGAGCTAATGAAGCCGTTATGAAGATGCTGAACGAAGTTGGAACCCTCGATAAAGCAGAAGCCTATATTCAAGAGAAATTGGACAACCGCGAGAAAATCATGGGTTTCGGACACCGTGTATACAAAAACGGCGATCCACGTGCCAAGCATCTGCAAAAAATGTCTCGTGAACTCGGAAAGATGAAGGGTGACACAACCCTGTATGATATGTCAGTTCTGATTGAAGAGACAGTGACCGGCCAGAAGGGTCTGAAGCCCAATGTGGATTTTTACTCGGCATCGGTATATACGCAACTTGGTATCGAACATGAGCTATTCACCCCTATTTTTGCAATCAGCCGCGTTTCCGGATGGACAGCGCATATTCTGGAGCAGTACGACGGTAACCGGATTATCCGTCCGCGCGCAGAGTACACAGGATTAACGGATCAAAAATATGTGCCGGTTGAACTTCGCTAATTAACTATCAATCATGTACAATAGGGGCAGAGAAAACGCTTGAGCGGCACATTTGCCACAGGCAGCGGTATTCTTTGTGCCCTTTACCCGTGTTTTTTAACGGGAATTTTAGAGAAAGTA
Above is a window of Paenibacillus uliginis N3/975 DNA encoding:
- a CDS encoding glutamate decarboxylase; amino-acid sequence: MWTVIYIAPTAKVAEMIKTKLTEEGFLVQSRPVNLSKQQFEILVPSGELEEVQEVLNSILHP
- a CDS encoding acetyl-CoA carboxylase carboxyltransferase subunit alpha, with protein sequence MSGELPFEMPLAEMRKKIEELKQFGQEKGIDFTDEIARLEERYSRLEEEIYSSISPSQKMHLARHQQRPTSLDLIQLIFTDFIELHGDRLYGDDLAVVGGLAKLNGIPVTVVGQQRGKDTKDNIARFFGSAHPEGFRKALRLMRQAEKFKRPVITFVDTKGAYPGNTAEERGQSEAISSNLREMSALGVPIVCVVIGEGGSGGALAMAVGNRVLMLENAIYSAISPNGAASILWKDASKADQAAQAMKITAEDLLEMEVIEEIIPEPKGGAHRGYEETASAIQDALVRHLKELSIMDPCELKEDRYRKFRKIGSYDYAVSEQTDKLV
- a CDS encoding YtpI family protein, with the protein product MSIPKECLSTMLGIIRYVLFAVLVISCITAALYSIRARKMSDPLDRGIFHASTNIYMGIMLVALSFIAMLMFSGSTPAVIVEAVFMVMGAFNIFAGIRSKSYYSRQKSARS
- a CDS encoding phosphatidylglycerophosphatase A family protein, with the translated sequence MSMELAEGMLNRRGVSVSSIADIVYRLQRKYHPTLTMEQCEESVRAVLGKREVQYTLFTGIALDELAEQKLLPEPLQSIMEKDEPLYGVDETMALGVTSIYGMIGLTSFGYLDKEKIGVIETLNEKTDSIHVFLDDLVAGIAAAASSRIAHNNPQATLYTVEGD
- a CDS encoding DNA polymerase III subunit alpha; its protein translation is MSTFVHLHVHSEYSLLDGAARIEDLVREAAALGMKSLALTDHGVMYGAVPFYKSCQKHGIKPIIGCEAYITAGSRKERGSRKDQPIYHLILLAKNETGYRNLMKLCSIGHLEGYHYRPRIDMEALASHHEGIICLSACLGGEVPQHLLHGREAEAKAAALRYKAVFGDDYYLELQDHGLPEQKRVNPQLIALSRELGIPLAATNDVHYLTSADAEVQDVLICIGTGKTVEDEDRLRIPTSQLYLKSEDEMKRLFPHVLEAVDNTAAIAEQCNLELEFGRSILPEYRPLPEGMDAASYLRQLCGAGLRERYEGTERFTSADNRAELERRLDYELNIIESMGFSDYFLIVWDFIAYAHKQGIAVGPGRGSSAGSLVAYTLCITNVDPIKYNLLFERFLNPERVTMPDIDIDFSDERRDEVIDYVVHKYGREHVAQIITFGTMAARAAVRDVGRALNVPYGDVDRAAKLIPNHLGISISRALKESPGLKEQYDTKPKVRELLDMALKVEGMPRHASTHAAGVVISRDPLTDAVPLQEGSEKTALTQYSMEHLESIGLLKMDFLGLRTLSIIERTMRWIGEAAPDFEKVSDDDPGTYQMLGRGETTGVFQLESAGMRRVLKDLKPSAFEDIVSVLALYRPGPMEFIPKYIQAKHGMIEPEYPHPDLIPILGDTYGIIVYQEQIMQIASAMAGFSLGEADLLRRAVSKKKREVLDRERGHFVSGSLKQNYNEEDANRVYDMIVRFADYGFPRAHAAAYGVLAFQTAYLKAHYPVQFMASMLTAVMGSHRKVAEYVLESHRMNINVMPPDVNESRALFTPVSGRSGSDSDEDNLATEGRNGGIRFGLAAIKNVGTQAVENIVQIREDKPFESLLDFCRRVDLRVCNKRVIESLIQAGAFDTLPGHRSQLIAMLDETVEAAVKWRKEREDLQIQLFDFVETTNWDIEYPDIPPYSAGQQLELERELLGMYLSGHPLDDYDLLLEKSGADRLMDLTEAPDDTVVTVAGMVVSLKTITTKQGKAMAFMEWEDQIERCEVVLFPEVWKRSAQLIEKGALLALRAKVQQQDEGFKLLAEELAPLEEERLIQLIRRGRIRTASAGKSAGGTAPQGAGSTRRTTPQTSTLIVSPTDKPIVQDMVSRTDATPRTANVEMNARSVTAGRTDSVKHEQRVFVKITREAEDPQLLTRLKELLQEHPGPVATVLFYERSQKVLGLSDAYRIKPSPALFTRMEDMLGKDTVKVK
- a CDS encoding YtrH family sporulation protein, with amino-acid sequence MSIFLSKAILDFFIAFGIVVGGAMVGGVGAVLSMQPPTLTMLDIAGRIKIWALAAAVGGTIDPMRVIESNMLDGNLSPAIKQILYLIFAFLGAHMGSELVKWVCSSRS
- the accD gene encoding acetyl-CoA carboxylase, carboxyltransferase subunit beta, whose protein sequence is MFKDLFQKKRKYATIPSERLGRTGQPEEGERPKREIPEGLMNKCSKCGSIQYSKELEKNLKVCSECGHHMRLNAWERIGMTLDETGFEEFDADMISVDPLQFPGYAAKLEQQKMKSGLHDAVITGKGFISEQPVIVAVMSFDFFTGSMGSVVGEKITRAIESATDQGLPLIIFSTSGGARMQESILSLMQMAKTSAALSRFNERGGLFISVITDPTTGGVSASFASLGDINIAEPGAVFGFAGRIVIEQTIRQKLPDDFQTAEFNLAHGQLDMVVHRKDLRTMLGRLLEMHTSKGGF